Proteins found in one Oryza glaberrima chromosome 4, OglaRS2, whole genome shotgun sequence genomic segment:
- the LOC127770219 gene encoding uncharacterized protein LOC127770219, with protein sequence MKRYLEAVRSTEKCFTGITVEHLPRDQNEEGDALAKSAACGGPHSSGFFFEVLHAPTVPVDSPEVMAIDQEKLGEDPYDWRTPFVKHLETGWLPVDEAEAKRLQLRATKRTNGKGDTPGAMWHALGCKNSGFQSI encoded by the exons atgaagagGTATCTGGAGGCCGTTCGGTCCACGGAAAAatgcttcaccggcataacAGTCGAACACTTGCCTAGAGACCAGAACGAGGAAGGAGACGCCTTGGCGAAGTCCGCTGCTTGTGGTGGCCCACATTCGTCTGGCTTCTTTTTCGAAGTCCTACATGCTCCAACTGTGCCCGTGGACAGCCCGGAAGTCATGGCAATCGACCAAGAGaaactgggcgaagacccatATGACTGGCGAACCCCATTTGTGAAACACCTTGAAACTGGCTGGCTTCCGGTAGATGAAGCAGAAGCTAAGCGTTTGCAACTCAGAGCCACGAA GCGAACAAATGGCAAAggagatacaccaggggctatgtgGCACGCACTAGGTTGCAAGAACAGTGGCTTCCAAAGtatttag